One Mycobacterium sp. 050128 genomic window carries:
- a CDS encoding hydrogenase maturation nickel metallochaperone HypA, whose amino-acid sequence MHELSLCEAIAGVVKTHADGRHVDVVRVRIGALRQVVPDSLSFCWTLVRESENMPDAELELECVGAQVRCRACGRQSEITSAWSIWCPHCDSSDVEVVCGNEFLVTSLDVS is encoded by the coding sequence ATGCATGAGCTTTCGCTGTGCGAGGCGATCGCCGGCGTGGTCAAAACACATGCCGACGGTCGGCACGTCGACGTGGTCCGCGTCCGGATCGGCGCGCTGCGCCAGGTGGTCCCCGATTCGTTGTCGTTCTGCTGGACCCTGGTCAGGGAATCGGAGAACATGCCGGACGCCGAGCTGGAACTCGAATGCGTCGGCGCGCAGGTGCGCTGCCGCGCGTGCGGCCGTCAGTCGGAGATCACCTCGGCCTGGTCGATTTGGTGTCCACACTGCGACAGCTCCGACGTCGAGGTCGTGTGCGGCAACGAGTTCCTGGTGACGTCGCTGGACGTCTCGTGA
- a CDS encoding HoxN/HupN/NixA family nickel/cobalt transporter has product MPGSELAAPRTRLARLSGLLTTAEWARLGVMLAVIVALHLIGWFTLLLIVEPARLSVGGKAFGIGVGLTAYALGLRHAFDADHIAAIDNTTRKLMSDGRRPLAVGFFFSLGHSTVVFFLAMLLAIGAKAIVGPVRDDSSALHHYTGLIGTGVSGVFLYLIAILNLIVLVEILRVMLRLRRGEYDPQTDAAELERHLDNRGFLNRFLGGLTHSITKTWHMYPIGLLFGLGFDTATEVALLVLAGTSAAAGLPWYAILCLPVLFAAGMCLLDTVDGSFMNFAYGWAFSNPVRKIYYNITITGLSVVVAWVIGSIELLNLFTEQLQWRGPFWDWLAGLDLNTVGFVVVGIFAATWAVALLVWRYGRIEDRWTTPADSTP; this is encoded by the coding sequence ATGCCGGGTTCGGAGCTCGCCGCGCCGCGCACCAGGTTAGCCAGGCTGTCCGGCTTGCTGACGACGGCGGAGTGGGCGCGCCTGGGGGTCATGCTCGCGGTGATCGTCGCGCTGCATCTCATCGGCTGGTTCACCCTGCTGCTGATCGTTGAGCCGGCGCGACTAAGCGTGGGCGGCAAGGCCTTTGGCATCGGCGTCGGGCTGACGGCCTACGCCCTCGGTCTGCGGCACGCCTTCGACGCCGACCACATCGCCGCCATCGACAACACCACCCGCAAGCTGATGAGCGACGGCCGGCGCCCCCTGGCCGTCGGGTTCTTCTTCTCGCTGGGCCACTCCACCGTGGTGTTCTTCCTGGCGATGCTGCTGGCGATCGGGGCCAAGGCGATCGTCGGGCCGGTCCGGGACGACTCCTCGGCGCTGCATCACTACACCGGACTGATCGGCACCGGCGTCTCGGGCGTGTTCCTCTACCTAATCGCCATCCTCAACCTCATCGTGCTGGTCGAAATCCTGCGGGTGATGCTGCGCTTGCGCCGCGGCGAATACGACCCGCAAACCGATGCCGCCGAACTGGAACGGCACTTGGACAACCGCGGATTTCTCAACCGCTTTCTGGGCGGGTTGACCCACTCGATCACCAAGACCTGGCACATGTATCCGATCGGCCTGCTGTTCGGCCTGGGCTTCGACACCGCCACCGAGGTCGCCCTGCTGGTGCTGGCCGGCACCAGCGCCGCGGCCGGGCTGCCCTGGTACGCGATCCTGTGTTTGCCGGTGTTGTTCGCCGCCGGCATGTGTCTGCTCGACACCGTCGACGGCTCGTTCATGAACTTCGCCTACGGCTGGGCGTTTTCCAACCCGGTGCGCAAGATCTACTACAACATCACCATCACCGGTTTGTCGGTCGTCGTGGCGTGGGTGATCGGCAGCATCGAACTGCTCAACCTGTTCACCGAGCAGCTGCAATGGCGGGGCCCCTTCTGGGACTGGCTCGCCGGCCTCGACCTCAACACCGTCGGCTTCGTCGTCGTCGGCATCTTCGCGGCCACCTGGGCGGTGGCACTGCTCGTCTGGCGCTATGGCCGCATCGAGGACAGGTGGACCACCCCCGCCGACAGCACGCCCTGA
- a CDS encoding nickel-dependent hydrogenase large subunit yields MTTIIPKPTEEKKEPGQLVEMAWDPITRIVGSLGIYTKIDFENKEVVECHSTSSIFRGYSIFMKGKDPRDAHFITSRICGICGDNHATCSCYAQNMAYGVKPPHLGEWIVNLGEAAEYMFDHNIFQENLVGVDFCEKMVAETNPSVLSLAEKTQAPHADAHGYRTIADIMRSLNPFSGEFYREALAVSRWTREMFCLMEGRHVHPSTLYPGGVGTVATIQLMTDYMTRLMRYVEFMKKVVPMHDDLFDFFYDALPGYEKVGLRRTLLGCWGSFQDPEVCNFDYKDMERWGNAMFVTPGVVVDGKLVTHSLVDINLGIRILLGSSYYDDWTDQEMFVKTDPLGNPVDRRHPWNQHTNPHPQKRDMEGGKYSWVMSPRWFDGKDHLALDTGGGPLARLWSTALAGLVDIGYVKATGNSVKINLPKTALKGPVEFEWKIPQHGSNTIERDRARTYFQAYAAACALHFAEKALAEIRAGRTKTWERFEVPDEGIGCGFTEAVRGVLSHHLVIRDGKIANYHPYPPTPWNANPRDSFGTPGPYEDAVQGQPIFEENNRENFKGIDVMRTVRSFDPCLPCGVHMYLGKGKTLERVHTPTQSPAGE; encoded by the coding sequence ATGACAACCATCATTCCCAAGCCGACAGAGGAAAAGAAGGAACCGGGTCAGCTCGTCGAGATGGCGTGGGACCCGATCACCAGGATCGTCGGCAGCCTTGGCATTTACACCAAAATCGATTTCGAGAACAAGGAAGTCGTCGAGTGCCACAGCACATCGTCGATCTTCCGCGGCTACTCGATTTTCATGAAGGGCAAGGATCCGCGCGACGCCCATTTCATCACCAGCCGGATCTGCGGCATCTGCGGCGACAACCACGCCACCTGCTCCTGTTACGCGCAGAACATGGCCTACGGCGTCAAGCCACCACACCTCGGCGAGTGGATCGTCAACCTGGGTGAGGCCGCGGAATACATGTTCGACCACAACATCTTCCAGGAGAATCTGGTCGGCGTTGACTTCTGCGAGAAGATGGTCGCGGAGACCAATCCGAGCGTGCTTTCCCTGGCCGAGAAAACGCAAGCACCGCACGCGGATGCACACGGCTACCGCACGATCGCCGACATCATGCGCTCGCTCAATCCGTTCAGCGGCGAGTTCTACCGTGAGGCGCTGGCGGTGAGCCGGTGGACGCGAGAGATGTTCTGCCTCATGGAAGGTCGCCACGTGCACCCGTCCACGCTGTACCCGGGCGGGGTCGGCACGGTCGCGACGATTCAGCTGATGACGGACTACATGACGCGGCTGATGCGCTATGTCGAGTTCATGAAGAAGGTCGTGCCGATGCACGACGACCTGTTCGACTTCTTCTACGACGCGCTGCCCGGCTACGAGAAGGTCGGGCTGCGCCGGACCCTGCTCGGATGCTGGGGCTCCTTCCAGGACCCCGAGGTGTGCAACTTCGATTACAAGGACATGGAGCGCTGGGGCAACGCGATGTTCGTGACTCCGGGTGTGGTGGTCGACGGCAAGCTGGTCACCCACTCGCTGGTCGACATCAACCTCGGCATCCGGATCCTGTTGGGCAGCTCGTATTACGACGACTGGACCGACCAGGAGATGTTCGTCAAGACCGATCCGCTGGGCAACCCGGTGGACCGGCGTCACCCGTGGAACCAGCACACCAACCCGCATCCGCAGAAGCGTGACATGGAGGGCGGCAAGTACAGCTGGGTGATGTCGCCGCGCTGGTTCGACGGCAAGGACCACCTGGCGCTGGACACCGGCGGCGGCCCGCTGGCCCGGCTGTGGTCGACGGCGCTGGCCGGCCTGGTCGACATCGGCTACGTCAAGGCGACCGGCAACAGCGTCAAGATCAACCTGCCCAAGACCGCGCTCAAGGGCCCGGTCGAGTTCGAGTGGAAGATCCCGCAGCACGGCAGCAACACGATCGAACGCGACCGGGCGCGCACCTACTTCCAGGCCTACGCGGCGGCATGCGCGCTGCACTTCGCCGAGAAGGCGCTGGCCGAGATCCGCGCCGGACGCACCAAGACGTGGGAGCGCTTCGAGGTGCCCGACGAGGGCATCGGCTGCGGCTTCACCGAGGCGGTGCGCGGTGTGCTGAGCCACCACCTGGTGATCCGGGACGGCAAGATCGCGAATTACCACCCGTACCCGCCGACCCCGTGGAATGCCAACCCGCGCGACAGCTTTGGCACGCCGGGCCCCTACGAGGACGCGGTCCAGGGTCAGCCGATTTTCGAGGAGAACAATCGGGAGAACTTCAAGGGCATCGACGTCATGCGCACCGTGCGCAGCTTCGACCCCTGCCTGCCGTGCGGTGTGCACATGTATCTGGGAAAGGGCAAGACCCTGGAGAGAGTGCACACACCAACGCAATCACCCGCCGGGGAGTGA
- a CDS encoding hydrogenase expression protein HypE, translating to MPTEAAVKAEETLIHVLWINAGLSCDGDSVALTAATQPSVEEIALGALPGLPKVAVHWPLIDFECGPNGGADDFLEWFFKADRGELEPFVLVVEGSIPNEKIKDEGYWCGFGNDPATGQPMTTSEWLDRLAPKATAIVAVGTCATYGGIHAMAGNPTGAMGVPDYLGWGWKSKAGIPIVCVPGCPIHPDNLSETLTYLLYMATDQAPMIPLDDALRPKWLFGNTVHEGCDRAGYYEQGDFATEYGSPKCIVKLGCWGPVVKCNVPKRGWINGIGGCPNVGGICIGCTMPGFPDKFMPFMDEPPGGKLSSTASGLYGSVIRSLRGITARTVDKEPRWRHKGTELVSGARRTW from the coding sequence ATGCCAACGGAAGCAGCAGTCAAAGCAGAAGAGACGCTGATCCATGTTCTATGGATCAACGCGGGCCTCAGTTGTGACGGTGATTCGGTGGCGTTGACTGCCGCTACCCAACCCAGCGTCGAGGAGATCGCTCTCGGAGCTCTGCCCGGTCTCCCCAAAGTCGCCGTGCACTGGCCCCTGATCGATTTCGAATGCGGACCCAACGGGGGCGCGGACGACTTCCTCGAGTGGTTCTTCAAGGCCGACCGCGGTGAATTAGAACCTTTCGTGCTTGTCGTCGAGGGATCCATTCCCAACGAGAAGATCAAGGACGAGGGCTACTGGTGTGGGTTCGGCAACGACCCCGCCACCGGCCAGCCGATGACCACCAGCGAGTGGCTCGACCGGCTGGCGCCCAAGGCCACCGCGATCGTCGCGGTCGGGACCTGCGCCACCTACGGCGGCATCCACGCGATGGCCGGCAATCCGACCGGAGCGATGGGCGTACCCGACTACCTCGGCTGGGGATGGAAAAGCAAGGCCGGCATCCCGATCGTGTGCGTGCCCGGCTGCCCGATCCATCCGGACAACCTGTCCGAGACCCTGACCTACCTGCTGTACATGGCCACCGATCAGGCGCCGATGATCCCGCTCGACGACGCGCTGCGCCCCAAGTGGTTATTCGGCAACACGGTGCACGAGGGGTGTGACCGGGCCGGCTACTACGAGCAGGGCGATTTCGCGACGGAGTACGGATCACCGAAATGCATTGTCAAACTTGGCTGTTGGGGCCCGGTGGTGAAATGCAATGTGCCCAAGCGCGGATGGATCAACGGAATCGGTGGTTGCCCGAACGTCGGTGGAATCTGCATCGGGTGCACGATGCCGGGGTTCCCCGACAAGTTCATGCCGTTCATGGACGAACCGCCGGGCGGCAAGCTCTCCAGCACTGCGTCAGGGTTATACGGGTCCGTGATTCGTAGTTTGAGGGGTATCACGGCCCGAACCGTCGACAAGGAACCGCGCTGGCGCCACAAGGGCACCGAGCTCGTCAGTGGGGCACGCCGCACCTGGTAG
- the hypB gene encoding hydrogenase nickel incorporation protein HypB: MGRFHRHDDGTGHTHGHDHVRHEHDHGDHRHYETGKQRIDVLEAIFAENDVRAGANRAAFESNGIRALNLMSSPGSGKTTVLAATLDELAGQLAIGVIEGDIATDLDAAKLSGRGAQVSLLNTSNGFGGECHLDAPMVNRALPGLDLPGLDLVIIENVGNLVCPAEFDVGEHAKAMVYSVTEGEDKPLKYPVMFRSVDVVLLNKIDLIPHLDVEVDRYIAHVREVNATATILPVSARTGAGMGAWFGWLRRFADGVVD; encoded by the coding sequence ATGGGTAGATTTCATCGGCACGACGACGGCACCGGGCACACGCACGGACACGATCACGTTCGGCATGAGCACGACCACGGCGATCACCGTCACTACGAGACCGGCAAGCAACGCATCGACGTGCTGGAGGCGATCTTCGCCGAGAACGATGTTCGCGCCGGCGCCAACCGGGCGGCCTTCGAGAGCAACGGCATCCGCGCGCTCAACCTGATGAGCTCGCCGGGCTCGGGAAAAACGACCGTCCTTGCGGCAACACTCGACGAGCTCGCCGGCCAGTTGGCGATCGGGGTGATCGAGGGCGACATCGCCACCGACCTCGACGCGGCCAAGCTCAGCGGTCGCGGCGCCCAGGTGTCACTGCTGAACACCAGTAACGGCTTTGGCGGTGAATGCCACCTCGACGCACCCATGGTCAATCGCGCGCTGCCCGGCCTCGACCTCCCCGGACTGGACCTGGTGATCATCGAGAACGTCGGCAACCTGGTCTGCCCGGCGGAGTTCGACGTCGGCGAGCACGCCAAGGCCATGGTCTACTCCGTCACCGAGGGCGAGGACAAGCCACTGAAGTATCCAGTGATGTTCAGGTCGGTGGATGTGGTGTTGCTCAACAAGATTGACCTGATCCCCCACCTGGACGTGGAGGTGGACCGCTACATTGCGCACGTCCGCGAGGTCAATGCGACCGCGACCATTCTGCCGGTGAGCGCGCGCACCGGCGCCGGCATGGGCGCCTGGTTCGGTTGGCTGAGACGGTTCGCCGACGGCGTCGTGGACTGA
- a CDS encoding Fur family transcriptional regulator, whose translation MTSNPSSLDPAVTERIGDFLRARGLRRMTSRIQVLAVLEPVHGHLCVAEIHQRVRASLPAGAQPPDVATIYRTVTTLVEQAVLHALTLDGGITTYGLATAPHHHAVCTQCGSIIEVPAGQLSSALEHAMEGSAFALSERAGLTLRGLCPQCQQGEPAARR comes from the coding sequence GTGACGTCCAACCCGTCGTCGCTTGATCCCGCGGTCACCGAACGCATCGGCGACTTCCTGCGTGCCCGCGGCTTGCGGCGGATGACCTCGCGGATCCAGGTACTGGCGGTGCTCGAACCCGTGCACGGACACCTCTGCGTCGCCGAGATTCACCAGCGGGTGCGGGCCAGCCTGCCCGCGGGCGCCCAGCCGCCCGATGTGGCCACCATCTACCGCACGGTGACCACGCTGGTCGAGCAGGCGGTGTTGCACGCGCTCACCCTCGACGGCGGGATCACGACCTACGGATTGGCGACCGCCCCGCATCACCACGCGGTATGCACGCAGTGCGGCTCGATCATCGAGGTGCCCGCGGGTCAGCTCAGCTCAGCGCTCGAGCACGCGATGGAGGGTAGTGCGTTCGCCCTGTCGGAACGGGCCGGGCTGACGCTGCGGGGCCTGTGCCCGCAATGCCAGCAGGGCGAGCCTGCGGCCCGGCGCTGA
- a CDS encoding alpha/beta hydrolase, giving the protein MTGWVPDVLPGYWQYTIALGPDPAGEGDIFATLIRRGPGGGSGLEHAVLTVHGYTDYFFNTALADHFASRGFTFYALDLQKCGRSRRDGQTPHFITDLAHYDTELEHALTVIGEQAPDVRVLMYGHSAGGLIVPLWLDRLRRRNAKAHARIGGLVLNSPFLDLHGPAVLRLGMTAAMIGGLSRVRSKVVLRGTSKGGYGTTLHRDYDGEFDYNLEWKPLGGFPITAGWLNAVRRGQARLHRGLDVGVPNLILRSDHSVAESADAMAMQRGDAVLDVTQIARRAGCIGNRSTIVPVTDAKHDVFLSLQGPREVAYRQLDLWLDGYLHTTNTDASASFGKG; this is encoded by the coding sequence GTGACTGGCTGGGTGCCCGATGTCCTGCCTGGCTATTGGCAGTACACCATCGCATTGGGACCCGATCCCGCCGGCGAGGGCGACATCTTCGCAACCCTGATTCGGCGCGGCCCCGGCGGTGGCAGCGGTCTCGAGCACGCGGTTCTGACGGTGCACGGTTACACCGACTACTTCTTCAACACCGCGCTGGCCGATCACTTCGCCAGCCGCGGTTTCACCTTCTACGCATTGGACCTGCAGAAGTGCGGACGGTCGCGGCGCGACGGCCAGACCCCGCATTTCATCACCGATCTCGCGCACTACGACACCGAACTCGAACACGCCCTGACCGTCATCGGCGAACAGGCCCCCGACGTCCGGGTCCTGATGTACGGCCATTCCGCCGGCGGCCTGATCGTGCCGCTGTGGCTGGACCGGTTGCGGCGCCGAAACGCCAAGGCGCACGCCCGCATCGGCGGCTTGGTGCTCAACAGCCCCTTCCTGGATCTGCACGGCCCGGCGGTGCTGCGCCTGGGAATGACGGCGGCGATGATCGGCGGCCTGTCGCGAGTGCGTTCGAAAGTCGTGTTGCGGGGCACCAGCAAGGGCGGCTACGGCACCACGCTGCACCGCGACTACGACGGCGAGTTCGACTACAACCTGGAGTGGAAACCGTTGGGCGGCTTCCCTATTACCGCGGGATGGCTGAACGCCGTGCGCCGCGGCCAGGCCCGCCTACACCGCGGCCTCGACGTCGGGGTGCCGAACCTGATCCTGCGCTCGGACCACAGCGTGGCCGAATCCGCCGACGCGATGGCGATGCAACGTGGCGACGCGGTCCTCGACGTCACCCAGATCGCCCGGCGGGCGGGCTGCATCGGCAACCGCAGCACCATCGTTCCGGTGACCGACGCCAAACACGACGTGTTCCTGTCCCTGCAGGGTCCGCGCGAGGTCGCCTATCGGCAACTGGATCTGTGGCTGGACGGCTACCTGCACACCACCAACACCGACGCCTCGGCATCATTCGGAAAGGGGTGA
- a CDS encoding GNAT family N-acetyltransferase has translation MSEALRRIWAKDLDAQTLYELLKLRVEVFVVEQAIPYPELDGRDLLAETRHFWLETPDGDVICTLRLMEEHAGGEKVFRIGRLCTKRSARGQGHTTRLLRAALAEVGDYPCRINAQTYLAEMYAHHGFVRDGDDFVDDGVPHVPMLRPGSGQTAKP, from the coding sequence ATGAGTGAAGCGCTACGCCGCATCTGGGCCAAAGACCTTGACGCGCAAACCCTTTACGAGCTGCTCAAGCTGCGCGTCGAGGTGTTCGTCGTCGAGCAGGCTATCCCGTATCCGGAGCTGGACGGACGCGACCTGCTCGCCGAGACCCGGCACTTCTGGCTGGAAACCCCGGACGGCGACGTGATCTGCACGCTGCGGCTGATGGAGGAGCACGCCGGGGGCGAGAAGGTGTTCCGGATCGGCCGGCTGTGCACCAAACGCAGCGCACGCGGACAGGGCCACACCACCCGCCTGTTGCGCGCCGCGCTGGCCGAGGTCGGCGACTACCCGTGCCGGATCAACGCGCAGACCTACCTCGCCGAGATGTACGCCCACCATGGTTTTGTGCGCGACGGCGACGATTTCGTCGACGACGGCGTGCCGCACGTCCCGATGCTGCGGCCCGGTTCCGGCCAGACGGCCAAGCCGTGA
- the mqo gene encoding malate dehydrogenase (quinone): MSATLAALLRRLEPDWSITVVERLDAVAAESSSPWNNAGTGHAGLCEMNYTPERPGSQGSIDITKAVSINEQFQVTRQFWAYAVENGILTDRRFVNPVPHVSFVHGARHVDYLRRRQQALAPNPLFAGTELVDDPDEFARRLPFMAAERDFSEPIALNWAADGTDVDFGALTKQLIGYCVRNGATALFGHEVRNLTRRPDGGWTLQIGNRRTGEKRKLDAKFVFVGGGGDALPLLQKSGIAEVKGFAGFPIGGRFLRTDNPALTAAHRAKVYGVPAPGAPPLGALHLDLRFVNGKSWLVFGPYAGWSPKFLKQGHVSDLPRSVRRDNVVSMLGVGISETTLVNYLIRQLRLTERDRLDVLREFAPSARDSDWQLTVAGQRVQVIRRAAGKGGALEFGTTVVGSADGSIAGLLGGSPGASTAVPIMLDVLASCFADRYQSWLPRLQEMVPSLGTRLSDEPALYDEVRAWSAKILQLNGS; this comes from the coding sequence ATGAGCGCCACCCTGGCCGCATTGCTGCGGCGGCTGGAGCCGGACTGGTCGATCACCGTGGTCGAGCGGCTCGATGCGGTTGCCGCGGAGAGCAGCAGCCCGTGGAACAACGCCGGCACCGGGCACGCCGGGCTGTGCGAGATGAACTACACACCCGAGCGCCCGGGTTCTCAGGGGTCGATCGACATCACCAAAGCCGTGTCGATCAACGAGCAATTCCAGGTGACGCGTCAGTTCTGGGCCTATGCCGTCGAGAACGGCATCCTCACCGATCGGCGCTTCGTCAACCCCGTCCCTCATGTCAGCTTCGTGCACGGCGCGAGGCACGTCGACTATCTGCGGCGCCGCCAGCAGGCGCTGGCGCCGAACCCGCTGTTCGCCGGGACGGAACTGGTCGACGACCCGGACGAGTTCGCCCGCCGGCTGCCGTTCATGGCCGCCGAACGTGACTTCTCCGAACCGATTGCGCTCAACTGGGCCGCCGACGGCACCGACGTCGACTTCGGCGCGCTGACCAAGCAGCTCATCGGCTATTGCGTGCGCAACGGTGCCACGGCGCTGTTCGGCCACGAGGTGCGCAACCTGACCCGCCGCCCGGACGGTGGTTGGACGCTGCAGATCGGAAATCGGCGCACCGGCGAAAAGCGCAAGCTGGACGCGAAATTCGTGTTCGTCGGCGGCGGTGGTGACGCACTGCCGCTGTTACAGAAGTCCGGCATTGCAGAGGTCAAGGGCTTCGCCGGCTTCCCGATCGGCGGCCGGTTCCTGCGCACCGACAACCCGGCGTTGACCGCCGCGCACCGGGCCAAGGTCTACGGCGTCCCGGCGCCCGGCGCCCCGCCGCTCGGGGCGCTGCATCTGGACCTGCGGTTCGTCAACGGCAAGTCGTGGCTGGTCTTCGGGCCGTATGCCGGCTGGTCGCCTAAGTTCTTGAAGCAAGGCCACGTCAGCGACTTGCCCCGTTCGGTCCGGCGGGACAACGTGGTGTCGATGCTGGGGGTCGGCATCTCTGAGACGACGCTGGTCAATTACTTGATCCGCCAACTGCGGCTCACCGAACGCGACCGGCTGGATGTGCTGCGCGAATTCGCCCCCAGCGCGCGGGATTCGGATTGGCAGCTGACGGTGGCCGGCCAGCGCGTGCAGGTGATCCGGCGGGCCGCGGGCAAAGGCGGGGCGCTCGAGTTCGGCACCACCGTGGTGGGTTCGGCCGACGGCAGCATTGCGGGTCTGCTCGGTGGCTCGCCCGGCGCCTCGACCGCCGTGCCGATCATGCTCGACGTACTGGCGAGCTGCTTTGCCGACCGCTACCAGTCCTGGCTGCCCAGGCTCCAGGAGATGGTGCCCTCGCTGGGAACCCGGCTATCCGACGAACCGGCGCTCTACGACGAGGTGCGCGCGTGGAGTGCCAAGATATTACAGTTGAACGGCTCATGA
- the mtr gene encoding mycothione reductase: protein MQTYDVAIIGTGSGNTVLDDRFADKRVAICEQGTFGGTCLNVGCIPTKMFVYAAEVAQTIREASRYGIDARIDRVRWDDIVSRVFGRIDPIGVGGEDYRGSAPNIDVYKQHTRFGPVRADGGYLLRTEAGDEFTAEQVVIAAGARAVVPPAILDCGAQYYTSDTIMRIADFPEHLVIVGGGFVSAEFAHIFSSLGSRVTLVVRGSALLRHCDDTLCKRFTRIASNKWELHTHCNVVSAENRGPGVAVHLDNGHTINADALLVATGRVSNADQLDLEQAGIAVEDGLVVVDEHQRTTARGVFALGDVSSKYQLKHVANHEARVVQHNLLCDWDDTAAMAVSDHRFVPSAVFTDPQIAYVGLTENEAIAQGFKISVKIQNYGDVAYGWAMEDTTGFVKLIGECGTGRLLGAHIMGHQASSIIQPLIQAVSFGLTAPEMARGQYWIHPALPEVVENALLGLR, encoded by the coding sequence GTGCAGACCTACGACGTCGCGATCATCGGAACCGGCTCGGGCAACACCGTTCTCGATGACCGCTTCGCCGACAAGCGCGTTGCGATCTGCGAGCAGGGCACCTTCGGGGGCACCTGCCTCAACGTCGGCTGCATCCCGACCAAGATGTTCGTCTACGCCGCCGAGGTCGCCCAAACCATCCGCGAGGCATCGCGTTACGGCATCGACGCACGCATCGACCGGGTGCGCTGGGACGACATCGTCTCGCGCGTCTTCGGGCGCATCGATCCGATCGGGGTCGGCGGTGAGGACTATCGCGGCTCGGCGCCCAACATCGACGTGTACAAGCAGCACACCCGATTCGGTCCGGTCCGGGCCGACGGGGGCTATCTGCTGCGCACCGAGGCCGGCGACGAGTTCACCGCCGAGCAGGTGGTGATCGCCGCGGGCGCTCGGGCCGTGGTTCCCCCGGCGATCCTCGACTGCGGCGCGCAGTACTACACCAGCGACACGATCATGCGAATCGCCGATTTCCCAGAACATCTGGTGATCGTCGGGGGTGGTTTCGTGTCCGCCGAATTCGCCCATATCTTCTCGTCGCTGGGCTCGCGGGTCACCCTGGTGGTCCGTGGCTCCGCCCTGCTGCGGCACTGCGATGACACCCTGTGTAAACGCTTCACCCGCATCGCGTCGAACAAATGGGAACTGCACACGCACTGCAATGTCGTGAGCGCCGAGAACCGGGGCCCGGGCGTCGCGGTGCACCTCGACAACGGCCACACCATCAACGCCGATGCACTGCTGGTCGCGACCGGCCGGGTTTCCAACGCCGATCAACTCGACCTCGAGCAGGCCGGCATCGCCGTCGAGGACGGCCTTGTCGTCGTCGATGAGCACCAAAGAACCACGGCCCGTGGGGTTTTCGCTCTCGGCGACGTCTCCTCGAAGTATCAACTCAAGCACGTCGCCAACCACGAGGCACGCGTGGTGCAGCACAATCTGCTGTGCGACTGGGACGACACCGCGGCGATGGCGGTCAGCGACCATCGCTTCGTGCCGTCCGCGGTGTTCACCGATCCCCAGATCGCCTACGTCGGACTAACTGAAAACGAGGCCATTGCACAGGGTTTCAAGATCTCGGTGAAGATCCAGAATTACGGCGACGTCGCCTACGGCTGGGCGATGGAGGACACCACCGGGTTCGTCAAGCTGATCGGCGAGTGCGGCACCGGGCGTCTGCTGGGGGCCCACATCATGGGTCATCAGGCCTCGTCGATCATCCAGCCCTTGATCCAGGCGGTGAGCTTCGGGCTGACCGCCCCGGAGATGGCCCGCGGGCAGTACTGGATCCACCCGGCGCTGCCCGAAGTGGTGGAGAACGCGCTGCTGGGCCTGCGCTGA